One genomic region from Nosocomiicoccus massiliensis encodes:
- a CDS encoding replication initiation protein, which produces MSESKYKSVTRFNNDINTIPMRNWTTEEMNFFFAVLTRMRDEGTQTVVMDKYELAEMARYTIEHNQRYQSTLHNLTKKLQSLSYFKETDNSLVMMPLFTYFEAHWNDDLSDMTLEIDVNKRFEYILNEWNEGNWTQFMLDEFLDIKSTYSKTLFRLLKQYRVAGKRDFSIDEFKSLMDIPKSYSTGMITTRVVEKGVKDLKSYFENLKVNKITSNKRGNPIIGYEFTFEPERVGAWIEDKYERKEEPYLPFKKWLEEDV; this is translated from the coding sequence ATGAGTGAGTCTAAATATAAAAGTGTTACTAGATTTAACAATGATATAAATACTATCCCTATGAGAAATTGGACTACTGAAGAAATGAATTTTTTCTTTGCTGTATTAACAAGAATGAGGGATGAAGGTACACAGACTGTAGTGATGGATAAATACGAATTAGCAGAAATGGCTCGGTATACTATAGAGCATAATCAACGTTATCAATCTACGTTGCATAATTTAACTAAAAAATTACAATCACTTTCATACTTTAAAGAAACTGATAATTCCTTAGTGATGATGCCCTTATTTACATATTTTGAGGCTCATTGGAATGATGATTTATCAGATATGACCTTAGAAATAGATGTAAATAAACGGTTTGAATATATTTTAAATGAATGGAACGAGGGAAACTGGACACAGTTCATGTTAGACGAATTTTTAGATATAAAATCTACTTATTCAAAAACTTTGTTTAGATTATTAAAACAATATAGAGTTGCTGGAAAACGTGATTTTAGTATCGATGAGTTCAAATCTTTAATGGATATACCTAAATCTTATTCTACTGGTATGATTACGACACGTGTTGTAGAAAAAGGGGTTAAAGATCTGAAATCTTATTTTGAAAATTTAAAGGTTAATAAAATCACATCAAATAAGCGTGGTAATCCTATTATAGGATATGAATTCACTTTTGAGCCAGAACGGGTTGGAGCTTGGATCGAAGATAAATATGAGCGGAAAGAAGAACCATATTTGCCGTTTAAAAAATGGTTAGAAGAGGATGTTTAA